A window of the Mesotoga prima MesG1.Ag.4.2 genome harbors these coding sequences:
- a CDS encoding sigma-54 interaction domain-containing protein: protein MERELFERILNSLIEGIIVVDSDETIAFINDEALEILGVNGEEATGAPVRETIPNTRLHIVLKSGEPELNRIQYLKEKTIVTSRFPIVNSQGEVHAAMAVFRDITNVEKMAEEVINHKEMEGLLTSIIDATYDAISVADEKGKIVLVNRAYTRITGMSPDFVIGKMATVDIAEGSSLHLEVVRTRKPIYNARLKVGPNRKEVLVNVTPLFVKGEFKGSVGVVHDISEIERLARELEDTKRLLRYMKAKYTFDDIAGSSKLMQVAIDQARKVSKTRATVLLNGQSGTGKELFAHAIHNSSDRREESFISVNCAALPENLLESELFGYVEGAFTGARRGGKKGLLQEANGGTVFLDEVAKMSLSVQSKFLKFLQDREIKPVGGNQTYKLDVRVIAATNVSLEKLVASGEFLPDLYYRLNVVPIVIPPLKERPEDIPEIARVVMMRLNQEYGRMVTEIDPAVLRMFEKHDWPGNVRELENVIGRAMISMELEEKTIRLSHIKGILEKPDKREKLPEGSLSTLLDDYEKEIIKDSLQRNDWNKTKTSNELGISIRSLYYKLEKHGITDTQENR, encoded by the coding sequence ATGGAGAGAGAGCTTTTCGAAAGGATTCTGAATTCGCTGATAGAGGGAATAATAGTTGTCGATTCAGACGAGACGATAGCCTTCATAAACGACGAGGCCCTCGAAATTCTAGGAGTGAATGGAGAGGAAGCGACCGGTGCTCCCGTAAGAGAAACCATACCCAACACTAGGTTGCACATCGTTCTGAAGAGTGGTGAGCCGGAGCTCAACAGAATTCAGTATCTCAAGGAAAAGACGATAGTAACTTCAAGATTCCCCATCGTCAACTCACAAGGTGAAGTCCATGCTGCAATGGCTGTATTCCGCGACATAACAAATGTCGAAAAGATGGCCGAGGAAGTCATTAACCATAAGGAGATGGAGGGTCTATTGACGTCCATCATAGATGCAACATACGATGCAATTTCGGTGGCCGATGAAAAGGGAAAGATCGTTCTCGTAAACAGGGCCTACACCAGAATAACAGGAATGAGTCCCGATTTCGTCATTGGAAAAATGGCCACAGTTGACATTGCGGAAGGTTCCTCTCTTCATCTGGAAGTTGTGAGAACGAGGAAGCCGATATACAACGCAAGGCTGAAAGTCGGTCCGAACAGAAAGGAAGTGCTGGTCAACGTCACTCCCCTTTTCGTGAAGGGTGAGTTTAAGGGAAGCGTGGGTGTCGTTCATGACATCTCCGAGATAGAGAGACTCGCGAGGGAACTGGAGGACACGAAGCGCCTCCTTCGATACATGAAGGCAAAGTATACTTTTGACGATATCGCCGGTTCGTCTAAGCTGATGCAGGTAGCGATTGATCAGGCGAGAAAGGTTTCAAAGACAAGGGCAACAGTACTGCTGAACGGTCAGAGCGGAACTGGAAAAGAACTCTTCGCGCACGCAATTCACAATTCCAGTGATAGACGAGAAGAAAGCTTCATAAGTGTTAACTGCGCTGCCCTGCCGGAAAACCTCCTCGAATCGGAGCTCTTCGGATATGTCGAAGGTGCTTTCACAGGAGCCCGGAGAGGGGGAAAGAAGGGTCTTCTTCAAGAGGCAAACGGAGGAACCGTATTTCTCGATGAAGTTGCTAAGATGAGTCTCTCTGTTCAGTCAAAATTTCTGAAGTTCCTTCAAGATAGGGAGATAAAGCCGGTTGGTGGAAATCAGACCTACAAACTCGATGTCAGAGTAATTGCGGCGACCAACGTGAGTCTTGAGAAACTCGTCGCGTCCGGTGAATTCCTTCCCGACCTATACTATCGTCTGAATGTTGTGCCAATCGTAATTCCTCCGCTCAAAGAGAGGCCAGAGGATATTCCCGAGATAGCGAGGGTAGTGATGATGAGGTTAAATCAGGAGTACGGAAGGATGGTTACAGAAATCGATCCTGCAGTTCTGCGCATGTTTGAGAAACACGACTGGCCCGGAAACGTAAGAGAACTTGAAAACGTCATCGGAAGGGCAATGATAAGTATGGAACTAGAAGAAAAAACTATACGGCTTTCTCATATAAAGGGAATTCTTGAGAAACCGGATAAGAGAGAGAAGCTACCCGAGGGAAGTCTATCGACCCTTCTGGATGACTACGAAAAAGAGATAATAAAAGACTCTCTTCAAAGAAACGATTGGAACAAGACGAAGACTTCGAACGAACTTGGGATAAGCATAAGGAGTCTATACTACAAGTTGGAAAAACACGGTATCACTGACACTCAGGAAAACCGATGA